From one Thermatribacter velox genomic stretch:
- a CDS encoding ZIP family metal transporter → MSILWWGILGSTLAGLATGLGGIPVLFPSLSAVSHRFRDELLGFAAGVMLAATAFSLLIPAIEYGGVWVALGGVVLGVLLLDLMDRFLPHEHFEKGLEGPRSKLREIWLFVIAITLHNFPEGLAVGVSFGTGNVSDGVTVATAIGIQNIPEGMAVAISLLGVGYPRSRAFFYAFLTGLVEPLGGVLGAGLVSIMHFFLPWGMAIAAGAMLFVISDEIIPETHHGKSARFSTYALIAGFGIMMLLDNLLG, encoded by the coding sequence GTGAGCATTCTCTGGTGGGGCATTCTGGGAAGCACTCTGGCTGGTTTAGCCACGGGTCTTGGTGGTATACCGGTCCTTTTTCCGTCTCTGAGTGCGGTTTCCCATCGCTTTCGTGATGAGCTGCTGGGTTTTGCGGCTGGGGTGATGCTGGCAGCTACTGCTTTTAGCCTCTTAATTCCGGCTATTGAATACGGAGGGGTGTGGGTGGCTTTAGGTGGTGTGGTCCTGGGGGTTTTGCTCCTTGACCTTATGGACCGTTTCCTGCCCCACGAGCACTTTGAAAAGGGTCTGGAGGGTCCAAGGAGCAAGCTGCGCGAAATCTGGCTTTTTGTCATTGCCATCACGCTCCACAACTTTCCTGAGGGTCTGGCAGTAGGCGTGAGCTTTGGGACCGGCAACGTGAGCGATGGGGTTACCGTGGCCACGGCCATAGGCATCCAGAACATCCCCGAAGGCATGGCGGTGGCCATTTCGCTACTTGGGGTTGGCTATCCGCGCTCCAGGGCCTTCTTTTATGCTTTTTTGACCGGTTTGGTGGAGCCTTTGGGGGGAGTTCTGGGAGCAGGCCTGGTTTCCATCATGCACTTTTTCCTGCCCTGGGGAATGGCCATTGCTGCAGGAGCCATGCTCTTTGTAATCAGCGACGAAATCATTCCTGAAACCCATCACGGAAAGTCAGCCCGCTTTTCGACCTATGCGCTGATTGCGGGTTTTGGTATAATGATGCTGCTTGATAACCTCTTAGGGTAA
- the preA gene encoding NAD-dependent dihydropyrimidine dehydrogenase subunit PreA encodes MPVKEAKAQLAVDFCGLRFVNPFLLASGPPASNGELIKRAFALGWAGAVTKTIGPEEMLVEDVSPRFASLRGRGGDIVAFENIELISPRPLRVWVQEIESIKQSFPDRVLVASIMAEVEKKAWQDIAWVLQKAGADALELNFSCPHGMPERGMGSAIGQDEDLTRTITSWVKEAVDIPVIVKLTPNVTDIGRVARAAMEGGADGLAAINTVSALIGVDLETLRPLPSVGGQSTFGGLSGPAVKPIGLRCVAQIAQSCDLPISGMGGIRGWQEAVEYILLGATTVQICTEVMIRGLGMIDTLIRGLQTYLASKGVTSIEELRGQALSRLTTHALLPREQRVFPVLVRERCSGCRLCVAICRDIGFAALSWSDKEGLIIDYTRCDGCSLCANVCSAFKITGY; translated from the coding sequence GTGCCAGTTAAAGAGGCAAAGGCTCAACTTGCTGTGGATTTTTGTGGATTGAGGTTTGTCAACCCGTTTTTGTTGGCCTCAGGACCACCTGCTTCAAATGGTGAACTAATTAAACGTGCTTTTGCTCTGGGCTGGGCTGGGGCGGTCACCAAAACCATTGGTCCGGAAGAAATGCTCGTTGAGGATGTTTCTCCCCGCTTTGCTTCATTGCGCGGTAGGGGTGGTGACATTGTAGCTTTCGAAAACATCGAACTGATCAGTCCACGCCCACTGAGGGTGTGGGTTCAAGAAATCGAAAGCATTAAGCAGTCTTTTCCAGACCGTGTTTTGGTTGCCAGCATAATGGCTGAGGTGGAAAAGAAAGCCTGGCAGGATATAGCCTGGGTTTTACAGAAAGCCGGTGCTGATGCGTTGGAGCTGAATTTCTCCTGTCCTCACGGTATGCCAGAAAGGGGCATGGGTTCAGCTATTGGCCAGGATGAAGACCTTACGCGTACCATCACCTCATGGGTTAAAGAAGCGGTAGATATTCCGGTTATTGTCAAGCTCACTCCTAATGTAACCGACATTGGTAGGGTGGCCAGGGCTGCCATGGAGGGTGGTGCTGATGGTCTGGCGGCCATCAACACTGTTTCCGCTCTCATTGGTGTTGACCTGGAAACCTTGCGGCCGTTACCTTCGGTAGGGGGTCAATCAACCTTCGGTGGGCTTTCCGGCCCAGCAGTCAAGCCTATTGGCCTGCGCTGCGTGGCTCAGATTGCCCAGAGCTGTGATTTGCCCATCTCTGGGATGGGTGGCATCCGAGGCTGGCAGGAGGCTGTGGAGTACATCCTGCTTGGTGCGACCACTGTGCAGATTTGTACCGAAGTGATGATAAGAGGACTCGGAATGATTGATACCTTGATTCGCGGTCTGCAAACCTACCTTGCTTCCAAAGGTGTCACCAGCATTGAAGAACTCAGAGGCCAGGCGCTTTCCAGGCTTACAACTCATGCACTGTTACCTCGCGAACAAAGAGTCTTTCCTGTTCTGGTTCGAGAACGATGCAGTGGTTGCCGTCTCTGTGTGGCTATCTGCCGAGATATTGGCTTTGCTGCCCTTTCCTGGAGTGATAAAGAGGGTCTTATCATTGATTATACCAGGTGTGATGGTTGTTCCCTTTGTGCTAATGTGTGCTCTGCTTTCAAAATAACCGGATATTGA
- a CDS encoding carbohydrate kinase family protein has protein sequence MQYAACGSFDVVSLGEVVVDAFQIRESPLSFSFFPGGASVNVAVALARLGVASAVMGKVGADPFGEFLRDALRAEGVEEKLCFSSRERTSLTFVFGKQDPYYLRYSRSDLDLSPQDVDWTLFQYARVVHLVSLDFVAAPIREVSEAVLRHSREQDIFVFFDFNHRPAFWEGPDEARKVVWALLPEVDFLKLNYEEFLLLSGKQELEPGAEVLLAQGVRNLAVTLGEGGVFFASALTQGKLPSFSVLVADVVGCGDAFCAGVLRVLLKESMRKGLAIPPSLFREAVLFGAACGALTASRRGAFPAFPRLGEVEKFLRESPPLF, from the coding sequence ATGCAGTATGCAGCTTGCGGAAGCTTTGATGTGGTTTCTCTGGGTGAGGTGGTAGTGGATGCTTTCCAGATAAGGGAAAGTCCACTTTCTTTTTCCTTTTTCCCGGGTGGTGCTTCAGTCAACGTAGCGGTGGCTTTGGCCCGCCTTGGCGTGGCGAGCGCTGTCATGGGAAAGGTTGGAGCCGACCCTTTTGGGGAGTTTCTCCGCGATGCTTTACGGGCCGAGGGCGTGGAAGAGAAGCTTTGTTTTTCAAGCAGGGAACGCACTTCCCTGACCTTTGTCTTTGGCAAGCAAGACCCTTATTACCTGCGCTATTCACGCTCTGATTTGGACCTTTCCCCTCAGGATGTGGACTGGACGCTTTTTCAGTATGCGCGAGTAGTGCATCTTGTATCTTTGGATTTCGTCGCTGCCCCAATTAGGGAAGTTTCCGAAGCTGTCCTGCGCCACTCTCGAGAACAGGACATATTCGTTTTTTTCGATTTTAACCACCGCCCGGCATTCTGGGAGGGGCCCGATGAGGCACGAAAGGTGGTCTGGGCACTGCTTCCTGAGGTGGACTTTTTGAAGCTCAACTATGAGGAATTTCTTCTTTTGAGCGGAAAGCAGGAACTGGAGCCGGGAGCGGAAGTTTTACTTGCTCAGGGAGTGCGGAATCTGGCGGTTACCCTGGGAGAGGGCGGAGTCTTCTTTGCCAGCGCTTTGACGCAAGGCAAGTTACCCTCTTTTTCGGTGCTAGTTGCAGATGTCGTGGGCTGCGGGGATGCCTTTTGTGCGGGTGTACTCCGGGTGCTTCTCAAAGAAAGCATGCGCAAGGGCTTGGCGATTCCACCTTCGCTTTTCAGGGAAGCGGTCCTTTTTGGTGCTGCCTGTGGGGCACTCACGGCAAGCAGGCGGGGAGCCTTCCCGGCTTTTCCGCGCCTTGGGGAAGTGGAAAAGTTCTTGAGAGAAAGCCCGCCACTTTTTTGA
- a CDS encoding nitrilase-related carbon-nitrogen hydrolase has translation MSRVIRCGLIQAHHPLHGDEPVTKHKEAMIAKHLPLIEQAATQGCRIVCLQELFFGPYFCAEQNTKWYEAAEPVPDGPTIKLMQELARKHQIVLIVPVYEESIPGVYYNTAAVIDADGKYLGKYRKNHIPHVQAGENPNTGFWEKFYFKPGNLGYPVFDTAYARIGVYICYDRHFPEPARILGLHGAEIVFNPSATVAGLSEYLWKLEQPAHSVANGFFTGAVNRVGWEEPWNIGEFYGQSYFVDPRGNFLAIGSRDQDEVVVADLDLSMIKEVRNLWQFYRDRRPETYEDIIRLLP, from the coding sequence ATGTCCAGAGTAATTCGTTGCGGTCTTATTCAGGCACACCATCCCTTGCATGGTGATGAACCGGTTACCAAGCACAAAGAGGCAATGATTGCCAAACATTTGCCTCTCATAGAACAAGCTGCCACACAGGGATGTAGAATCGTATGCCTACAGGAGCTCTTCTTTGGTCCTTATTTCTGTGCTGAGCAAAACACCAAGTGGTACGAAGCTGCTGAGCCTGTTCCTGATGGTCCCACCATCAAACTTATGCAGGAACTGGCCCGGAAACATCAGATAGTGCTCATTGTGCCTGTATACGAAGAGAGCATACCCGGCGTGTATTACAACACAGCAGCAGTCATTGATGCTGATGGTAAATATTTGGGTAAATACCGTAAGAACCACATCCCGCACGTACAGGCTGGGGAAAATCCTAATACTGGTTTCTGGGAAAAATTTTATTTCAAGCCGGGTAACCTGGGTTATCCGGTTTTCGACACTGCCTACGCCAGGATTGGCGTTTATATATGCTATGACCGACATTTTCCTGAACCAGCCCGTATTCTGGGCTTGCATGGAGCCGAAATCGTTTTTAACCCTTCTGCAACTGTAGCTGGTTTGTCGGAGTATCTCTGGAAACTGGAACAGCCAGCCCATAGCGTCGCTAACGGTTTCTTCACCGGGGCTGTGAATCGTGTGGGTTGGGAGGAACCATGGAACATAGGCGAGTTTTACGGACAAAGTTATTTTGTGGACCCTCGTGGTAACTTTCTGGCCATTGGCAGCCGGGACCAGGATGAAGTGGTGGTGGCTGATTTGGATTTAAGCATGATTAAGGAAGTGCGCAACTTGTGGCAGTTTTACCGTGACCGACGACCTGAGACTTACGAAGACATCATCAGGCTTTTACCATAA
- the hydA gene encoding dihydropyrimidinase, whose translation MELIIKNGTVVTAKETYLADVGVAGGKIVAIAEKLEDPEARVIDATGKYVMPGIIDGHVHLALPFGGTVSADDFSSGTKAAAFGGVTTIVDFAIQMKGESLADAIARRRAEADGKVCIDYGLHVGITDAREEVLREIPEVISNGCPTFKLFMTYDAFVVDDGTLLSIIEKTTDSGGMVGVHAENHKIIGYLTARLLSEGKTAPQYHAVSRPDWCEAEATSRAIRLAEAVGGKLYIFHLTCSRALDEVVAGRERGMPVYAETCPQYLLLTADCYLEPDFGGAKYVMSPPLRTAFDNEALWKGLRDGYLQVVGSDHCPFTMEQKKLGLGDFTKIPNGAPGVETTLPLLYSEGVLKGRISLNRMVEVLSTNPACLFGLPNKGSLAVGYDADIVIFDPDKEVVLSYQDLHMCTDYSPYEGLRVKGYPVTTISRGRVIVENGIFTGDFTHGRFVARRLPQF comes from the coding sequence ATGGAGCTAATCATAAAGAATGGAACCGTGGTAACAGCAAAAGAGACTTACCTGGCTGATGTTGGTGTAGCTGGTGGAAAAATCGTAGCCATTGCTGAGAAACTCGAAGACCCGGAAGCCCGGGTGATTGATGCCACTGGCAAATATGTGATGCCAGGTATCATCGATGGACATGTGCACCTGGCTTTGCCTTTCGGAGGCACGGTTTCTGCTGATGATTTTTCCAGCGGCACCAAAGCCGCGGCTTTCGGTGGGGTTACCACTATTGTCGATTTTGCCATCCAGATGAAGGGCGAGTCTTTGGCTGATGCCATTGCCCGCAGGCGGGCTGAAGCGGATGGTAAGGTTTGCATCGATTACGGCCTCCACGTGGGTATTACTGACGCCCGGGAGGAAGTGCTCAGAGAGATTCCGGAGGTAATTAGCAATGGTTGCCCCACCTTCAAGCTGTTTATGACTTACGATGCTTTTGTTGTCGATGATGGGACTCTACTTTCCATCATTGAAAAGACCACGGATAGTGGCGGCATGGTAGGGGTGCATGCTGAAAATCATAAGATTATCGGCTACCTGACTGCCAGGCTCCTCAGTGAAGGTAAAACTGCTCCTCAGTACCATGCTGTTTCACGTCCCGATTGGTGCGAAGCTGAAGCTACTAGTCGCGCGATACGCTTGGCAGAAGCGGTTGGTGGAAAGCTATATATTTTCCACCTCACCTGTAGTAGAGCTCTCGACGAAGTAGTGGCTGGTCGGGAGCGGGGTATGCCCGTTTACGCTGAAACCTGCCCTCAGTATCTTTTGCTCACAGCTGACTGTTATCTGGAGCCTGATTTTGGAGGTGCCAAATATGTGATGTCGCCTCCGTTGCGAACCGCTTTTGATAACGAGGCCCTCTGGAAAGGCCTGCGAGATGGTTACCTGCAGGTGGTGGGTTCGGATCATTGTCCCTTTACGATGGAGCAGAAAAAGCTGGGGTTGGGGGATTTTACAAAGATACCTAACGGAGCGCCCGGTGTTGAGACCACTTTACCCTTGCTTTATTCGGAGGGCGTACTCAAGGGTCGAATAAGTCTTAATCGCATGGTGGAGGTGCTCTCGACTAACCCGGCATGCTTGTTTGGACTGCCTAACAAGGGGTCGTTGGCTGTGGGTTATGACGCTGACATTGTGATTTTCGATCCGGACAAAGAAGTGGTTCTCAGCTACCAGGATCTGCATATGTGTACCGATTACAGCCCTTACGAAGGTCTTAGGGTAAAGGGTTATCCAGTTACTACCATCAGTCGGGGACGCGTCATTGTTGAAAACGGCATTTTTACAGGTGATTTTACACATGGTCGTTTTGTGGCCCGCAGGTTGCCTCAATTTTGA
- a CDS encoding iron-containing alcohol dehydrogenase family protein, giving the protein MAFVFQCPEKIIFGCGVASEVGEEARRWGERVLLVVGKGSARRTGALDQVVEALVQSGLTVSIFEGVESDPSTDTVHRGADLAREFQAQVVVALGGGSVIDAAKAIALLATNPGRCSDYERKAPVNSVLPLIAIPTTAGTGSEVTRFSVISDLDRKVKMVLGGSYLIPKIALLDPLLTVSMPHEVTAATGMDALTHAIEAYLSTRAQPDTDLLALSAVELIAANLTQAVYNPQDVEARSAMLLGQYRAGLAFSNASVALVHSMSRPLGVYFGVLHGLANALLLPHVMAYNRPACPERFAVLAHALGEETVGLSIREASLKAVQAVRNLVLDIGIPRSLQQVGVKEESFEIMAKDALEAQSTQFNPRRPQMDDVITLYWEAYQGLKGN; this is encoded by the coding sequence ATGGCTTTTGTGTTCCAATGCCCGGAGAAAATAATTTTTGGTTGTGGAGTCGCTTCTGAAGTTGGTGAGGAGGCGAGGCGTTGGGGTGAAAGAGTTCTGCTCGTTGTTGGAAAGGGGTCAGCTCGCCGCACGGGAGCCCTGGATCAGGTTGTTGAAGCGCTGGTGCAAAGCGGTCTTACTGTTTCCATTTTTGAAGGTGTGGAATCTGACCCGAGTACCGATACAGTCCACCGGGGTGCCGACCTGGCCAGAGAGTTTCAGGCTCAGGTCGTCGTTGCCCTGGGTGGTGGTAGCGTCATAGACGCAGCTAAAGCGATTGCTCTCTTGGCCACAAATCCTGGTCGCTGCAGCGATTATGAAAGGAAAGCTCCGGTTAATTCTGTTTTGCCTTTGATTGCCATACCGACAACGGCTGGTACAGGTAGCGAGGTGACTCGTTTCTCAGTTATCAGCGATCTCGACCGCAAAGTTAAAATGGTGTTGGGAGGTTCTTATCTCATTCCCAAAATAGCGTTATTGGACCCCTTACTCACCGTTTCCATGCCTCATGAAGTCACCGCAGCTACCGGTATGGATGCCCTGACTCACGCCATCGAAGCCTATCTGTCCACCCGAGCTCAGCCAGACACCGATCTTCTGGCTCTTTCTGCTGTGGAGTTGATTGCAGCTAATTTAACTCAAGCTGTGTATAATCCCCAGGATGTTGAGGCAAGAAGCGCAATGCTTTTGGGGCAGTACCGTGCTGGTTTGGCTTTCAGCAATGCTTCAGTGGCTTTGGTTCACTCTATGTCGCGACCACTTGGTGTGTACTTTGGTGTTCTCCACGGTTTGGCCAACGCTCTGCTCTTGCCCCACGTCATGGCTTACAACCGCCCGGCCTGTCCGGAGCGCTTTGCTGTTCTCGCTCATGCTCTGGGCGAAGAAACCGTCGGGCTCAGCATCCGGGAAGCCAGTTTAAAAGCGGTGCAAGCCGTGCGTAATCTGGTGTTAGATATTGGCATTCCACGGAGCTTGCAACAGGTTGGAGTGAAAGAGGAAAGTTTTGAAATTATGGCCAAAGATGCTCTGGAAGCTCAGAGTACTCAGTTTAACCCACGTCGTCCGCAAATGGACGACGTAATTACTCTTTATTGGGAGGCCTACCAAGGCCTGAAAGGTAATTAA
- a CDS encoding aminotransferase class III-fold pyridoxal phosphate-dependent enzyme, with translation MEKIFITDQCSEAYLNDRKYVLHSWSVQSKVNPPVITGGQGVWFWDEKGNRYMDFASQLVNLNVGFQHPRVVEAIKEQAEKLCYIAPSFANDVRGKLARKIVEITPPRIAKCFFTTGGADANENAIKIARAYTGRHKIISRYRSYHGATYGAISVSGDPRRPPVEPGIPGIVRVFDPYCYRCSFGKSYPECNLECAEHVREVILYENPNTVAAIIMEPVTGSNGVFIPPVEYGRRIREICDEFGILLIADEVMTGFGRTGYWFGVNYFDIEPDIITMAKGCNSGYVPLGIVAVSDRIAEFFDNRMLYCGLTYSGHPLACASALACISVYEEEGLIDNARKMGAVVSAEMAKLKERHPCVGDVRNIGLFGCIELVKDRFTKEPLVPWNGPPGVMAEISKQLWADGLSMYIRWNYMFVAPPLLITADEIRWGFEKIDQALEIADCFVQKDASLQKG, from the coding sequence ATGGAAAAAATTTTTATTACCGATCAATGCAGTGAGGCCTATCTGAATGACCGAAAGTATGTTTTACATTCCTGGTCGGTGCAGAGCAAGGTTAACCCTCCGGTAATCACCGGGGGGCAAGGGGTTTGGTTTTGGGACGAAAAGGGTAATCGCTATATGGACTTTGCTTCCCAGCTGGTTAACCTGAATGTTGGCTTTCAACATCCCAGGGTAGTGGAAGCGATCAAGGAACAGGCTGAGAAGCTTTGCTACATAGCCCCTTCGTTTGCCAATGATGTGCGAGGTAAGCTGGCCAGAAAAATTGTAGAAATAACTCCTCCCCGGATTGCCAAGTGCTTCTTTACCACCGGAGGAGCTGATGCGAACGAGAACGCGATAAAGATTGCCCGTGCTTATACAGGGCGACACAAAATCATTTCTCGTTATCGGTCTTACCATGGGGCCACTTATGGGGCCATATCCGTTTCTGGTGACCCGCGCCGCCCACCTGTGGAGCCGGGTATTCCCGGCATCGTGCGTGTTTTTGATCCCTACTGTTACCGCTGCTCTTTTGGGAAGAGCTATCCGGAATGCAACCTGGAGTGTGCAGAACACGTTCGTGAGGTGATTCTTTACGAAAATCCAAACACGGTGGCAGCGATAATCATGGAGCCGGTAACCGGGAGCAACGGGGTTTTTATCCCACCGGTAGAGTATGGTCGGCGGATAAGAGAGATTTGCGACGAGTTTGGCATACTGCTCATTGCTGATGAAGTGATGACCGGGTTTGGTCGCACGGGTTACTGGTTTGGGGTTAACTATTTTGATATTGAGCCCGATATCATCACCATGGCCAAAGGCTGTAATTCTGGATACGTTCCTCTTGGCATCGTGGCTGTTTCTGATCGGATTGCTGAGTTTTTTGATAACCGCATGCTTTATTGCGGTCTCACTTACAGTGGACATCCTCTAGCTTGTGCTTCTGCACTGGCCTGCATTAGTGTTTACGAAGAGGAGGGCTTGATTGACAACGCCCGAAAGATGGGCGCGGTTGTGAGTGCGGAGATGGCTAAGTTGAAAGAGAGGCATCCCTGTGTGGGTGACGTGCGGAATATTGGTCTTTTCGGATGCATTGAACTGGTCAAGGATCGGTTTACCAAAGAACCCCTGGTGCCCTGGAATGGACCTCCAGGTGTGATGGCTGAAATAAGCAAACAGCTCTGGGCTGACGGCCTTTCGATGTATATTCGCTGGAACTATATGTTTGTTGCCCCTCCGCTCCTGATTACTGCTGATGAGATTCGCTGGGGTTTTGAAAAAATTGATCAAGCGCTGGAGATTGCTGATTGCTTCGTCCAAAAGGACGCGAGCTTACAGAAAGGATGA
- a CDS encoding diguanylate cyclase yields MRVKFPLLRFVLFFVLGFSLAFALFSLFERRIASERLHASAQTFANFVKHEAEHWSVRYFQNVLLYTALAKDIVWLNERELTAFKKSNPEILDAFVVEANAGEIFPNAYRIQAREGLLRVHFLVFDAEGQDFVKDRVVEAVIDPQLVLHRLGMEETVKIVPQGGKPFAFGLRAAYSGLERGLYGIWRWLISLFAGAVFAFWSLFSSYRKELDIERKLREEYEREIRALRMMNEFLQAVLRPGYNLSYAEILEKAVALIPHAQGGTVLGRRGDFLVFEAALGHPLEALQAFRFELKKVEAHPECAVIVQGEPVVLADLKKLFALCLSDEAERALLDKLRFERVRCVLSVAINVSGELRAVLSVDNLEREEAFSPSEVELLRLFAGQVSALWERRNFEERLSLQAQELDRKSRILAEMLNFIKALLNPDHRFDYAHILRKAVELVPGAQRGSLLLKEGKVFVFRAAVGYDLEKLAQVALTEEELSREMTPEVKVVRNLDELNRSRLSKEKLELLTESGGDGTIRATLSVPLVLEGEIVGFFNLDNLEDPEAFGPGEIEIAQLFADQISVILERLRLEEKLEEQKRLLEHLSCHDPLTDLLNKRAFQEMAGKVLALARREKKPAFVLYLDLQGFKEVNDRFGHEAGDTALKVIAERLQKNLRENDVLARIGGDEFVIVLYGIDRGSVSTIVERIVASIREPLEWQGNNLTVSANVGIAVYPEDGESLEKLLRRADFAMYRAKKKGLPFAFFEDGAQGEDEEL; encoded by the coding sequence TTGCGTGTAAAATTCCCACTTTTGCGTTTTGTGCTTTTCTTTGTGCTGGGCTTTTCGCTAGCCTTTGCGCTTTTCAGCCTTTTTGAGCGCCGCATCGCTTCCGAGCGCCTGCATGCTTCCGCACAGACCTTTGCTAATTTTGTAAAGCACGAAGCAGAGCATTGGTCCGTAAGGTATTTTCAAAACGTTTTACTCTACACCGCTTTGGCCAAAGATATCGTCTGGCTTAATGAGCGAGAACTCACTGCCTTCAAGAAGTCAAACCCTGAAATTCTGGACGCTTTTGTGGTAGAAGCAAACGCTGGGGAGATCTTTCCCAATGCTTATCGGATTCAAGCCCGGGAAGGGCTTTTGCGGGTGCATTTTCTGGTTTTTGACGCAGAAGGTCAGGATTTTGTGAAAGACCGGGTGGTTGAAGCGGTCATCGACCCTCAGCTCGTACTGCATCGCCTGGGCATGGAGGAAACGGTCAAAATCGTTCCTCAGGGTGGGAAGCCTTTTGCCTTCGGCCTGCGGGCTGCATACAGCGGGCTGGAGCGTGGGCTGTACGGTATCTGGAGGTGGTTGATTTCGCTTTTTGCGGGTGCTGTTTTTGCCTTTTGGTCGCTTTTTTCAAGCTACCGAAAAGAGCTGGATATTGAGCGCAAGCTGCGTGAAGAATATGAGCGAGAAATCCGGGCGCTCCGAATGATGAACGAGTTTCTGCAAGCTGTCCTGCGCCCGGGGTATAACCTGAGCTATGCAGAAATCCTGGAGAAAGCGGTGGCGCTGATTCCCCATGCTCAGGGAGGGACGGTGCTTGGGCGCCGGGGAGATTTCCTGGTTTTTGAGGCTGCGCTGGGCCATCCCCTGGAAGCCCTGCAAGCCTTCCGCTTTGAGCTGAAAAAAGTTGAGGCACATCCAGAGTGTGCGGTCATCGTTCAGGGAGAGCCGGTGGTGCTTGCGGACCTGAAAAAGCTCTTTGCACTTTGCCTGAGCGATGAGGCAGAGCGTGCACTCCTTGATAAGTTGCGTTTTGAACGGGTGAGGTGTGTTCTCTCTGTGGCCATCAACGTTTCCGGGGAGCTTCGGGCGGTTTTGAGTGTGGATAACCTGGAAAGAGAAGAGGCTTTTTCTCCCTCTGAAGTTGAGCTGTTGCGGCTTTTTGCTGGACAGGTGAGTGCTCTCTGGGAGAGAAGGAATTTTGAGGAACGTCTTTCCCTTCAAGCCCAGGAACTGGATAGGAAAAGCAGGATTCTTGCGGAGATGTTGAACTTTATAAAGGCTTTGCTTAACCCAGACCACAGGTTCGATTATGCCCATATTTTAAGGAAAGCCGTGGAGCTGGTTCCCGGTGCCCAGAGAGGGTCGCTGCTTTTAAAAGAAGGAAAGGTTTTTGTTTTCCGGGCAGCGGTGGGCTACGACCTGGAAAAGCTGGCCCAGGTTGCTCTCACTGAAGAGGAACTTTCCCGGGAAATGACCCCAGAGGTGAAGGTGGTCAGGAACCTGGATGAGCTGAATCGGTCCAGGCTTTCTAAGGAGAAGCTGGAATTACTTACTGAGTCTGGAGGAGATGGCACCATCAGGGCAACCCTCTCGGTACCTTTGGTTTTAGAAGGGGAAATCGTGGGTTTTTTCAACCTGGACAACCTGGAAGACCCTGAAGCCTTTGGCCCTGGGGAAATCGAAATTGCTCAACTTTTCGCCGACCAAATCAGCGTGATTTTGGAGCGCCTGCGGCTTGAAGAAAAGCTTGAAGAACAAAAAAGGCTCCTTGAGCATCTCTCCTGCCACGACCCGCTTACGGATTTGCTTAACAAGCGAGCGTTTCAGGAGATGGCTGGGAAAGTTTTGGCTTTGGCTCGTCGGGAGAAAAAGCCGGCTTTTGTGCTTTATCTGGACCTTCAGGGCTTTAAGGAGGTCAACGACCGCTTTGGTCACGAAGCCGGGGATACCGCCTTGAAGGTGATTGCAGAGCGCCTGCAAAAGAACTTGAGGGAGAATGATGTGCTGGCCCGGATAGGAGGAGATGAGTTCGTTATAGTATTATACGGAATTGACCGGGGCTCAGTGAGCACCATTGTTGAAAGGATTGTTGCTTCCATAAGGGAACCACTTGAGTGGCAGGGGAATAACCTGACGGTTTCAGCCAATGTGGGAATTGCTGTTTACCCTGAAGACGGAGAAAGTCTGGAAAAATTGTTGAGAAGGGCGGATTTTGCCATGTACCGGGCCAAGAAGAAAGGACTTCCCTTTGCCTTCTTTGAAGATGGCGCACAGGGAGAAGATGAAGAGCTTTGA